Proteins co-encoded in one Ictalurus punctatus breed USDA103 chromosome 18, Coco_2.0, whole genome shotgun sequence genomic window:
- the LOC100528354 gene encoding NEDD4 family-interacting protein 1, whose translation MVEPSGRYQQLPSEEEAEEGPQVSSDAPPPYSSIAADNAAYFDYKEDSAFPKPPSYNVATSLPSYDEAERSKAETFVPLVAGRDEDFVARDDFEDADQLRIGNDGIFMLTFFMAFLFNWIGFFLSFCLTTSAAGRYGAISGFGLSLIKWILIVRFSTYFPGYFDGQYWLWWVFLVLGFLLFLRGFINYAKIRKMADSFSTLPRTRVLFIY comes from the exons TTACCCAGTGAGGAGGAAGCAGAGGAGGGGCCTCAGGTGAGCTCTGATGCTCCGCCCCCTTACAGCAGCATTGCAGCAGACAATGCAG CGTATTTTGATTACAAAGAAGACTCTGCATTCCCCAAACCGCCATCTTATAACGTAGCCACGTCGCTGCCGTCGTATGATGAGGCTGAGAGAAGCAAGGCGGAAACTTTTGTTCCTCTGGTGGCAGGACGA GATGAGGACTTTGTGGCCAGAGATGATTTTGAGGATGCAGACCAGCTGCGAATCGGCAACGACGGCATTTTCATGCTGACTTTCTTTA TGGCATTCCTCTTCAACTGGATCGGTTTCTTCCTGTCCTTCTGCCTGACCACCTCGGCGGCGGGTCGTTATGGCGCCATCTCCGGCTTCGGCTTGTCCCTTATTAAGTGGATCCTGATCGTGAGA TTTTCGACCTATTTCCCTGGCTATTTTGATGGTCAGTATTGGCTGTGGTGGGTGTTCCTGGTGCTCG GTTTTCTGCTCTTCCTCCGGGGCTTCATCAACTACGCCAAGATCCGCAAAATGGCCGACTCTTTCTCCACTCTCCCAAGAACCAGAGTCCTCTTCATCTATTAA